Proteins from a single region of Scylla paramamosain isolate STU-SP2022 chromosome 35, ASM3559412v1, whole genome shotgun sequence:
- the LOC135090401 gene encoding LOW QUALITY PROTEIN: E3 ubiquitin-protein ligase RNF13-like (The sequence of the model RefSeq protein was modified relative to this genomic sequence to represent the inferred CDS: deleted 2 bases in 1 codon) translates to MWPPSREQMWRVVAAAVAVAALAHHTSADVVVKKGNQTVTVFEDSPASFGPLISLDGFQGVAIAVDPPDACKLPLGPPSPDVSKYYGPWIAVVRRYNCSFTDKVLNAQRVGYHAVIVYNVGSNELLRMGSNDSTVASQVEIPSVFIGAENGFLITKRFSYKTGFPIKYYLEVTDDLPFNLANYLVPFAITIAICFIVMLSFMIVKCVRDYRRSRRHRLSSRSLKKLPIHKFKKGDPYECCAICLEDYVDNDKLRVLPCEHAYHSKCIDPWLTKNRRVCPVCKRKVFTGDEPGHDLETDSEDETSPLINSEGGTQGGTFANQRVLEVKGGGDDETHSFAQENPFVEALRQVDEQRRNRRRRRVSRNVECGPEGYQRLAESSSGEDEDEEEEEAQERQDESATSPSTNQTASGGEEKAGGEAKDPTTVTVVVHDAATRRDTPTDTSSLMSYGTPPGPVQIAVDIVNSTDSSTAGSQPAPPPQSSSDARSDHDYVV, encoded by the exons ATGTGGCCCCCTAGTAGAGAACAG ATGTGGCGTGTGGTGGCagcagcggtggcggtggcagccCTGGCCCACCACACTTCAGCGGATGTCGTGGTGAAGAAGGGTAACCAAACAGTGACTGTGTTTGAAGACTCCCCAGCCAGCTTTGGCCCTTTGATATCCTTAGATGGATTCCAG GGTGTGGCAATAGCGGTGGATCCCCCTGATGCCTGCAAACTGCCTCTTGGCCCCCCTAGTCCTGATGTCTCCAAGTATTATGGCCCGTGGATTGCAGTAGTGAGAAGGTACAACTGTTCCTTCACTGACAAGGTTCTCAATGCTCAGCGGGTCGGCTACCATGCTGTTATAGTCTACAATGTCGGCTCCAATGAGTTGT TACGCATGGGCAGCAATGACTCCACAGTAGCCAGCCAGGTGGAAATCCCCTCTGTCTTCATTGGTGCAGAGAACGGCTTCCTGATCACAAAGCGCTTCTCCTACAAAACTGG CTTCCCAATTAAGTATTACCTGGAAGTGACGGATGACCTGCCCTTCAACTTAGCAAACTACCTGGTGCCCTTTGCCATCACCATAGCCATCTGCTTCATAGTGATGCTCTCTTTTATG ATTGTGAAGTGCGTGAGGGATTACCGTCGCTCCCGTCGTCACCGCCTCTCCTCCCGTTCTCTCAAGAAGCTTCCCATCCATAAGTTCAAGAAGGGCGACCCGTATGAGTGCTGCGCCATCTGCCTCGAAGATTACGTGGACAATGACAAACTGCGAGTCCTTCCCTGTGAACATG CTTACCACTCAAAGTGTATTGACCCGTGGCTGACCAAGAACAGGCGTGTGTGTCCAGTGTGCAAGAGGAAGGTTTTCACAGGGGACGAGCCGGGCCAT GACCTTGAGACAGACTCTGAGGACGAGACCAGCCCTTTAATTAACTCTGAGGGAGGGACACAGGGTGGTACCTTTGCCAATCAGAGG GTTTTAGAAGtgaaaggaggtggagatgaTGAAACTCATTCCTTTGCGCAGGAGAATCCATTCGTGGAGGCTCTGAGGCAAGTGGATGAGCAGAGGCGGaacaggaggcggaggagggtgTCCCGCAACGTGGAGTGTGGACCCGAGGGTTACCAGCGGTTAGCAGAGTCGTCTTCtggggaggatgaagatgaggaagaggaagaggcacaGGAGAGGCAGGATGAGAGTGCCACTAGTCCTTCCACCAACCAAACTGCctcag gaggagaagagaaggcaggTGGAGAAGCCAAGGACCCCACTACTGTCACTGTGGTGGTGCACGACGCTGCCACCCGAAGGGACACTCCCACTG ATACTTCCAGCCTAATGAGTTACGGCACTCCTCCTGGCCCTGTGCAGATTGCCGTGGACATTGTCAACTCCACAGACTCCTCCACTGCTGGGAGTCAGCCGGCGCCTCCACCCCAGTCCTCCAGTGATGCCAGATCTGATCATGATTATGTAGTCTGA
- the LOC135090567 gene encoding angiopoietin-2-like, giving the protein MRFVTLLTTFTVVVAGTPTQLRAVYAPREVQQESHDLDPKYVIGEVIASEFDRHVPVLSDNLRGELNTLRNDISRQFDSLKHHMDVKLDRMQRDAPAEDNPQPVEQRPRQETPSSATPAATIRHNLAMAELRRLGSELTQTMNQEVAKLREEFRTSLDHLREQLQNATDVLAAKLGNEFTTQAEESTTMLKKVFFLTRNQMTLIQDTLSNITSAINVGRRHDAATTLHPPHAEHTSTSHLPPLLSTLTDTSTEFITAIMTDTEPPIINMGTINTTAPSTTATTTTTTTTSTTTTTSTTPEPEDLPKDCVEALIFGMTHSGVTKIKPSPEMEPKKVWCDQKVEGGGWTVMLQRKKQPTQIDFRRPWQSYAEGFGDPDGEYWIGLEALYKLTKGNPYNLRVEMTWEDEKAESLYDFFSVGPARAGYRGYELNVGGYNKSSTGGDAMEYHNGMDFSTFDQDNDGASGGSCSEWSGGGGWWFNYCYYSNPTGIYPPSDLPENTQVDHLIEWRKWQGYYTYLSSFRMLIRPN; this is encoded by the exons ATGCGTTTCGTGACGCTCCTGACGACCTTCACTGTTGTAGTGGCTGGCACCCCCACCCAGCTAAGGGCGGTGTATGCACCCAGGGAGGTGCAACAGGAAAGCCATGACCTCGACCCCAAGTACGTGATAGGTGAGGTCATCGCCAGCGAGTTCGACCGCCATGTGCCCGTGCTGAGCGACAACCTGCGCGGGGAACTCAACACCCTCAGGAATGACATCAGCCGCCAGTTCGACTCCCTGAAGCACCACATGGACGTCAAGCTGGACAGAATGCAGCGAGACGCCCCTGCTGAGGACAACCCGCAGCCCGTGGAGCAGAGACCCCGGCAGGAGACGCCCAGCAGCGCCACGCCCGCCGCCACCATCCGCCACAACCTGGCCATGGCGGAGCTGCGGCGGCTGGGCTCGGAGCTCACCCAGACCATGAACCAGGAGGTGGCCAAGTTGCGGGAGGAGTTCCGCACCTCCCTCGACCATCTCCGCGAGCAGCTGCAGAACGCCACGGACGTCCTGGCGGCGAAGCTTGGCAACGAGTTCACGACCCAGGCGGAGGAGAGCACCACCATGCTGAAGAAGGTGTTCTTCCTCACGCGGAACCAGATGACGCTCATCCAAGACACGCTGAGCAACATCACTTCGGCCATCAATGTGGGGAGGAGACACGACGCCGCCAcgaccctccaccctccccacGCGGAACACACCAGCACCTCGCACCTCCCCCCGCTGCTCTCAACACTCACGGACACCAGCACGGAGTTCATCACCGCCATCATGACCGACACAGAGCCTCCCATCATCAACATGggcaccatcaacaccaccgcaccctccaccaccgcgaccacaaccaccactaccaccacctccacgacCACGACGACCTCTACCACCCCAGAACCCGAG GACTTGCCGAAGGACTGCGTGGAGGCGCTTATCTTCGGAATGACCCACTCGGGCGTCACCAAAATCAAACCTTCCCCGGAGATGGAGCCAAAG AAAGTGTGGTGCGACCAGAAGGTGGAGGGCGGCGGGTGGACGGTGATGctgcagaggaagaaacagccCACGCAGATTGACTTCAGGAGGCCTTGGCAGAGCTACGCGGAGGGCTTCGGTGATCCTGACGGCGAGTACTGGATAG GTCTGGAGGCGCTGTACAAACTGACGAAGGGCAACCCATATAACCTGCGAGTGGAGATGACTTGGGAAGACGAGAAAGCTGAATCTCTCTACGATTtcttcag TGTGGGTCCTGCGCGGGCTGGTTATCGGGGCTACGAGCTGAACGTGGGCGGTTACAACAAGAGCAGCACGGGCGGCGACGCGATGGAGTACCACAACGGCATGGACTTCAGCACCTTTGACCAGGACAACGACGGCGCCTCAG GTGGTAGCTGCTCGGAATGGTCAGGCGGCGGAGGATGGTGGTTCAACTATTGCTACTACAGTAATCCCACGGGAATCTACCCACCCAGTGACCTGCCTGAGAATACCCAAGTGGATCACCTTATAGAGTGGCGCAAGTGGCAAGGTTACTATACCTACCTGTCCTCTTTCCGCATGCTGATCAGACCCAATTAG
- the LOC135090399 gene encoding uncharacterized protein LOC135090399, whose product MRLQLSLLVVLLAGTASTHAAIFDFAPQNPEMQTLTKFLTRPGDSHDRSQPVENLLTRDVLPPPDDYLPPPKDGYLPPPPDGYLPPPVDGYLPPPKDDYLPPPKDDYLPPPVDGYLPPPKDDYLPPPVDGYLPPPKDDYLPPPKDDYLPPPTEDYLPPPPDDYLPPSVHSS is encoded by the coding sequence ATGCGTCTCCAACTGtccctgctggtggtgctgctggcggGCACGGCCTCCACCCACGCCGCCATCTTCGACTTCGCGCCCCAGAATCCCGAGATGCAGACGCTGACGAAGTTCCTGACGAGGCCTGGCGATTCTCACGACCGTAGCCAACCAGTGGAGAACCTGCTTACCAGAGACGTGCTTCCACCTCCTGATGATTACCTTCCGCCACCTAAGGACGGgtacctgcctcctcctcctgatggtTACCTGCCCCCACCTGTGGATGGCTACCTGCCCCCACCTAAGGACGACTACCTGCCCCCACCTAAGGACGACTACCTGCCCCCACCTGTCGACGGCTACCTGCCCCCACCTAAGGACGACTACCTGCCCCCACCTGTCGACGGCTACCTGCCCCCACCTAAGGACGACTATCTACCCCCACCTAAGGACGACTACCTGCCCCCACCTACAGAAGATTATTTGCCACCACCTCCCGATGATTACCTGCCTCCATCTGTCCATAGTTCTTAA